A stretch of Bombus huntii isolate Logan2020A chromosome 7, iyBomHunt1.1, whole genome shotgun sequence DNA encodes these proteins:
- the LOC126867276 gene encoding protein lap4 isoform X1, producing MFRCIPIFKGCNRQVEYIDKRHCSLPCVPDDILRYSRSLEELLLDANHIRDLPKNFFRLQKLRKLGLSDNEIHRLPPDIQNFENLVELDVSRNDIPDIPENIKNLRALQVADFSSNPIPRLPAGFVQLRNLTVLGLNDMSLTNLPPDFGSLEALQSLELRENLLKSLPESLSQLYKLERLDLGDNDIEVLPAHIGKLPALQELWLDHNQLQHLPPEIGELKTLACLDVSENRLEDLPEEIGGLESLTDLHLSQNVIEKLPDGLGELQKLTILKVDQNRLSTLNSNIGRCENLQELILTENFLLELPVTIGKLHNLNNLNVDRNSLQSLPTEIGNLKQLGVLSLRDNKLQYLPIEVGQCTALHVLDVSGNRLQYLPYSLINLNLKAVWLSKNQAQPMLTFQTDVDEETGQEVLICFLLPQLEIHPDDSGRIGMLGGMRNVVQDGEIRELGSSDDEGWQEKEASRTHSVKFTDEPPETDKETPFVRQNTPHPKELKAKAHKLFSKGKNDSRSASTDEQDVSQTFGLDKTETDISTKSNDLTTETIEQESLQPESIENAQKETIPGIVADNADFQSSNEPEIILTNQYITESNADVRTEGSISESKDINDKDEEESENEETQRHVEFSIVEGIDYDGSGDSNRPNRLHRRDTPHHLKNKRIHTAIDKEKVASIIAQALTKKNDEISTSTSAPAEPTENFDAQSQGAISDAEPTIEVREEQYEIHIERTTGGLGLSIAGGIGSTPFKGDDEGIFISRVTEGGPADLAGLKVEDKVLSVNGVSVVNVGHYDAVEVLKACGRVLVLVVQREVTRIVPPYEQVSSRKDSACSSLSTSRAPSATSHVSSTGLPHNLENGDALPHDAIKSKKIPEPISSTKAGNEPMVSVLVHTTLIRDQNGLGFSIAGGEGSPPFKDNSDAIYISRITDGGVAQKDGKLLVGDKVISINGVEMRGAKHEQAVALLTGLERFVRLVVEREIPLSQANAATVVTPSEKSPRVIGAPRPYTGLYNANSYIANRPSYTGYRRSIDADRTLSPSPTSKTPPPMKIETTELPKMNGVTESGNIKNVSSISPSPTNSQPHPQPAPRHSISQPTITPTTTTSSTPTSSTEPRSTSPQEDIQVPKPITNEEFQAMIPAHFLRPPTSSPSPDSHQGPIVTVTIKQPDNLPGDVNFPPAPTTLGKVTETITKSTLTETVVTRVTENQLVPPVIIEDVILVKEGSLGFSIIGGTDHSCTPFGAKEPGIFISHVVPGGIAAKSGKLRMGDRILKVNGTDVTKATHQEAVMELLRPGDQIVLTVQHDPLPENYQLVEIEYIPVTELVITKEPGEKLGMHIKGGLRGQKGNPLDHTDEGVFISKINSGGAAKRDGRLKVGMRLLEVNGTSLLGATHQEAVNILRCSGNTITLVVCKGYDKSEIEPVLPLSDGRDSKESRSSKELKDPATEGTKSLSQSISSLDRDDEEAATLRQEQEMKAELVAWEQEERERALLEHREKSTPEKVLDVVRAAESLVSKSSSPVDMVVPPKSPGGTKDLKTTTIVMSKHTLAPQNTNSLSKERDGTSVDSPTPQSPVSTLTSSMNFDRTTAVQSLPSPKKKSSIPKRSITFADLPPSSRKEPINYPTSTNEYPSSLHDNRYISDPQITSYKKVYQNPIQSTQYSSRSKLPPTPLTAPPSIGDYGTSVPFDKRQNARSVGGSNQVELSPTPSPTPPLVKMSVSDKKKLFESAMEEHLKPSPKPEKVFSFLSQDEVEKMKQEEEKKIATLTRDELKSWAQLDENEGLEDLEETLEDQDNRRPNSRLSSRSSIPLLQNLPSSVRTAKAERRLKERLIQEGIISDEDEESHLSPAEQRALRAEKRAAWRQARLKSLEQDAIQAQMVIKKMSEMMDTTNKADPTQDSTDAVTVVPETEKTADFTTLRPSSADFPKLAVRSKVGPPKEIRESEKVVDEKVTRRTEEYVDEVTGERRVRTVEYVEKLIERQVETLREKIISLELSNAEDEVESIIGTGASDAESESEEITGQPSNVNTMQEKTETIIPTSATEDAAPKISANTILVSKKKKRKRSKKGRH from the exons ATATACCAGACATTCCTGAGAACATCAAGAATTTACGGGCACTTCAGGTGGCGGATTTCAGCAGTAATCCAATTCCAAG ACTTCCAGCAGGGTTCGTGCAATTAAGAAACTTAACTGTTTTGGGACTCAATGATATGTCCCTTACGAATCTGCCGCCTGATTTCGGAAG CTTGGAGGCGTTGCAGTCATTGGAGTTGAGAGAAAATTTGCTCAAATCCTTGCCGGAATCGCTTTCCCAACTTTATAAATTGGAGCGGCTGGATCTTGGTGACAATGACATTGAAGTTTTA CCAGCACATATAGGAAAATTACCAGCATTACAAGAATTATGGTTGGATCATAATCAATTGCAACATTTACCACCGGAAATCGGAGAATTGAAAACGTTAGCATGCCTGGACGTATCTGAAAACCGTCTGGAAGATCTTCCGGAAGAAATAGGAGGTTTAGAGTCTTTAACAGATTTGCATTTATCGCAAAATGTTATTGAAAAATTGCCTGATGGTCTTGGAGAATTACAGAAACTTACTATACTTAAAGTCGATCAAAATAGGCTTTCTACTCTAAATTCAAATATAGGCAG GTGTGAGAACTTACAAGAATTAATTCTTACGGAAAATTTTCTCCTTGAACTACCTGTAACTATAGGAAAACTTCATAATCTAAACAATTTAAATGTAGATAGAAACAGTTTGCAGTCGCTTCCTACGGAAATCG GAAATTTAAAACAATTGGGTGTACTGTCTTTAAGAGATAACAAACTGCAATATCTTCCTATCGAAGTTGGACAATGTACAGCTCTTCATGTGTTGGATGTCTCAGGCAAtag ATTGCAGTACTTGCCATATTCCTTGATCAATTTGAACTTAAAGGCAGTATGGTTAAGTAAGAATCAAGCACAACCAATGCTTACTTTTCAGACAGACGTTGATGAGGAAACAGGGCAAGaagtattaatttgttttcttttgccACAATTGGAAATCCATCCAGATG ATTCAGGAAGAATTGGTATGCTTGGTGGTATGAGAAATGTTGTTCAAGATGGCGAAATACGTGAGCTTGGTAGTAGCGATGATGAAGGCTGGCAAGAAAAAGAAGCGTCGCGAACGCATTCCGTGAAATTTACGGATGAACCTCCGGAAACTGATAAGGAG ACACCATTCGTACGACAAAATACCCCTCATccgaaagaattaaaagcaaaaGCTCATAAATTATTTAGTAAAGGAAAAAATGACAGCCGATCAGCATCTACAGATGAGCag GATGTTTCTCAAACATTTGGTTTGGATAAAACTGAGACTGATATTTCAACAAAGTCCAACGATTTGACTACAGAGACTATAGAGCAAGAATCATTACAACCTGAATCTATAGAAAATGCACAAAAAGAAACCATACCTGGAATAGTAGCTGATAATGCAGATTTTCAGTCCAGCAATGAACCAGAAATAATTCTAACTAATCAATATATTACAGAATCTAATGCT gATGTGAGGACTGAAGGTTCAATATCTGAATCAAAGGATATAAATGACAAAGATGAggaagaatctgaaaatgaagaaacacAAAGACATGTCGAATTTTCTATCGTAGAAGGTATTGATTATGATGGTAGTGGTGATTCAAATAGACCAAATAGACTCCATCGTAGAGATACTCCACATCacttgaaaaataaacgaatccACACAGCAATAGATAAAGAAAAAGTAGCTTCCATTATTGCACAG GCACTTACGAAGAAAAATGACGAAATCTCCACATCCACGTCAGCACCTGCAGAACCCACAGAAAATTTTGACGCTCAAAGTCAAG GTGCGATTTCTGATGCTGAGCCGACGATAGAAGTACGAGAAGAACAATACGAAATTCATATCGAAAGAACGACAGGTGGTCTCGGTTTATCAATAGCTGGTGGAATTGGTTCAACCCCTTTTAAGGGTGATGATGAAggcatttttatttcaagagTCACGGAAG GTGGACCTGCAGACTTAGCAGGTTTAAAAGTGGAGGATAAAGTATTGTCTGTAAATGGTGTTTCAGTAGTAAACGTAGGTCATTATGATGCTGTAGAAGTTTTGAAAGCTTGTGGACGTGTCCTTGTGTTAGTGGTTCAAAGAGAAGTTACGAGGATAGTGCCACCATATGAACAG GTATCGTCGAGAAAAGACTCAGCGTGCTCTAGTTTAAGTACCAGTAGAGCTCCAAGTGCGACGTCTCATGTTTCATCTACAGGTTTACCGCATAATTTAGAAAATGGTGATGCTTTACCTCATGATGCTAttaag TCTAAGAAAATCCCTGAACCTATATCATCAACAAAGGCGGGTAATGAACCAATGGTATCTGTTCTTGTTCACACAACATTAATACGGGACCAAAATGGACTTGGATTTAGTATTGCCGGTGGAGAGGGTTCTCCACCATTCAAAGACAATAGCGAT gcgatatatatttcaagaataACTGATGGTGGTGTGGCACAAAAAGATGGTAAATTATTAGTTGGAGACAAAGTAATATCT attaATGGAGTTGAAATGAGAGGAGCCAAACATGAGCAAGCAGTTGCTTTATTAACAGGTTTGGAAAGATTCGTTCGATTAGTGGTCGAACGTGAAATTCCACTTTCGCAAGCAAATGCAGCCACAGTTGTAACACCTTCTGAAAAGTCACCACGAGTGATCGGTGCACCTAGACCATATACAGGATTATATAACGCCAATAGTTATATAGCAAATAGACCGAGTTACACCGGATATCGACGTTCTATCGATGCTGATAGGACTCTATCGCCAAGTCCTACTTCGAAAACGCCTCCGCCTATGAAAATTGAAACTACTGAGCTACCGAAAATGAATGGTGTTACAGAATCAGGAAATATTAAGAACGTTTCTTCGATATCACCAAGTCCGACAAATAGCCAACCACATCCACAACCTGCCCCCAGGCATAGCATTTCGCAACCTACAATTACACCCACGACAACTACAAGCTCAACGCCCACGTCTTCTACAGAACCTAGGTCAACCTCACCCCAGGAAGACATACAGGTACCGAAGCCTATCACCAACGAAGAATTTCAGGCCATGATACCTGCTCATTTCCTTCGTCCCCCTACTTCCTCACCATCACCAGATTCCCATCAAGGCCCTATCGTGACAGTGACAATAAAGCAGCCTGATAATCTACCTGGAGACGTCAATTTTCCTCCGGCTCCTACCACACTTGGTAAAGTTACTGAGACCATCACAAAGAGCACTCTCACCGAGACCGTCGTAACTAGGGTGACTGAAAATCAATTGGTACCACCAGTAATCATTGAG gACGTAATTCTTGTAAAAGAAGGATCCCTAGGATTCAGTATTATTGGCGGTACAGATCATTCGTGTACTCCATTTGGTGCAAAAGAGCctggaatttttatatctcat GTTGTGCCTGGTGGTATAGCTGCAAAATCTGGTAAATTGAGAATGGGTGATAGGATACTAAAGGTAAATGGTACTGATGTAACAAAAGCTACTCATCAAGAGGCTGTGATGGAACTTTTGCGACCAGGCGATCAAATAGTGCTTACTGTCCAACATGATCCACTACCAGAAAATTATCAG CTGGTCGAAATAGAGTACATCCCTGTGACA gAATTAGTTATTACAAAAGAACCAGGCGAAAAATTGGGCATGCACATTAAAGGAGGACTTCGAGGACAAAAAGGAAATCCCCTTGATCATACAGATGAAGGGGTGTTTATATCCAAAATCAATTCAGGTGGTGCAGCTAAAAGAGATGGAAGACTGAag GTTGGAATGAGACTACTAGAAGTCAATGGGACGTCGCTGTTAGGTGCGACTCATCAGGAAGCAGTAAATATATTACGGTGTTCAGGAAACACAATTACGTTAGTAGTTTGTAAAGGATATGATAAAAGTGAAATTGAACCAGTATTGCCATTATCCGATGGTAGAGATTCTAAAGAATCTAGGTCATCCAAGGAATTGAAGGATCCTGCAACAGAAGGTACTAAATCATTATCGCAAAGTATATCTAGTTTGGATCGCGATGATGAAGAAGCAGCAACTCTCAGACAAGAGCAAGAAATGAAAGCTGAACTTGTAGCATGGGAAcaagaagaaagagaacgtGCTTTGCTTGAACATAGAGAAAAATCTACCCCTGAAAAA GTATTAGATGTAGTAAGAGCAGCTGAATCATTAGTAAGCAAATCAAGTAGTCCGGTTGACATGGTTGTACCACCAAAGTCACCAGGTGGTACAAAAGATCTCAAAACAACCACTATTGTGATGAGCAAACACACTTTAGCACCTCAAAATACAAAT TCACTGAGCAAAGAGAGAGATGGAACTTCAGTGGACAGTCCAACGCCCCAATCTCCGGTCTCTACTCTTACTTCATCAATGAATTTCGATCGCACTACTGCTGTCCAAAGCTTGCCCTCTCCAAAGAAAAAAAGTTCCATACCGAAACGTAGTATTACATTTGCTGATCTTCCTCCCAGTTCTAGAAAAGAACCAATTAATTATCCAACTTCAACAAATGAATATCCTTCATCTTTGCATGATAATAGATATATTTCTGATCCTCAAATTACTTCTTATAAGAAAGTCTATCAAAATCCTATCCAAAGTACTCAGTATTCATCTCGTTCCAAACTTCCTCCTACACCTTTGACTGCTCCTCCATCCATAGGAGATTATGGCACTTCAGTCCCTTTTGATAAACGACAGAACGCACGCTCTGTTGGTGGGAGTAATCAGGTTGAG CTTTCACCAACACCATCACCAACACCACCTTTAGTGAAGATGTCAGTtagcgataaaaagaaattgtttgAAAGTGCCATGGAGGAACATTTGAAACCTTCCCCTAAGCCAG AAAAAGTATTCAGTTTTCTAAGTCAAGATGAAgttgaaaaaatgaaacaagaaGAAG AAAAAAAGATAGCTACTCTAACGCGGGATGAATTAAAATCATGGGCTCAACTCGATGAAAACGAAGGCTTGGAAGATTTAGAGGAAACATTAGAAGATCAGGATAACCGGCGACCTAA TAGCCGACTGAGTTCGCGAAGTTCGATCCCCCTTCTGCAGAATCTTCCAAGCAGTGTAAGGACAGCAAAAGCAGAACGTCGCTTGAAAGAGAGACTGATACAGGAg GGTATAATTTCTGATGAAGATGAAGAAAGTCATTTGAGTCCTGCTGAACAAAGAGCACTAAGGGCAGAGAAGCGTGCAGCATGGAGACAAGCACGTTTAAAATCTCTGGAACAG GATGCTATTCAAGCACAGATGGTAATTAAGAAAATGAGTGAAATGATGGATACTACAAATAAGGCAGATCCTACGCAGGATTCTACAGATGCTGTTACTGTTGTTCCTGAAACAGAAAAGACAGCCGAT TTCACTACGTTACGGCCGTCTAGTGCAGATTTCCCCAAACTTGCTGTACGCAGCAAGGTGGGTCCCCCTAAAGAGATACGCGAATCCGAGAAAGTAGTGGACGAGAAGGTCACTCGACGTACCGAGGAATACGTGGATGAGGTGACGGGTGAACGGCGTGTCCGTACAGTTGAATACGTCGAGAAGCTCATTGAGCGACAG GTTGAAACTCTAcgagaaaaaattatatcattGGAACTAAGTAATGCAGAAGATGAAGTAGAAAGTATTATCGGAACAGGAGCAAGCGATGCTGAAAGCGAAAGTGAAGAAATTACTGGACAGCCTTCTAATGTGAATACCATGCAAGAGAAAACTGAAACAATTATACCTACAAGTGCCACTGAAGATGCCGCTCCTAAAATAAGTGCAAATACTATTCTTGtttcaaagaaaaagaaacgaaaacgttcgaaaaaaggTCGTCATTGA
- the LOC126867276 gene encoding protein lap4 isoform X10 encodes MFRCIPIFKGCNRQVEYIDKRHCSLPCVPDDILRYSRSLEELLLDANHIRDLPKNFFRLQKLRKLGLSDNEIHRLPPDIQNFENLVELDVSRNDIPDIPENIKNLRALQVADFSSNPIPRLPAGFVQLRNLTVLGLNDMSLTNLPPDFGSLEALQSLELRENLLKSLPESLSQLYKLERLDLGDNDIEVLPAHIGKLPALQELWLDHNQLQHLPPEIGELKTLACLDVSENRLEDLPEEIGGLESLTDLHLSQNVIEKLPDGLGELQKLTILKVDQNRLSTLNSNIGRCENLQELILTENFLLELPVTIGKLHNLNNLNVDRNSLQSLPTEIGNLKQLGVLSLRDNKLQYLPIEVGQCTALHVLDVSGNRLQYLPYSLINLNLKAVWLSKNQAQPMLTFQTDVDEETGQEVLICFLLPQLEIHPDDSGRIGMLGGMRNVVQDGEIRELGSSDDEGWQEKEASRTHSVKFTDEPPETDKETPFVRQNTPHPKELKAKAHKLFSKGKNDSRSASTDEQDVSQTFGLDKTETDISTKSNDLTTETIEQESLQPESIENAQKETIPGIVADNADFQSSNEPEIILTNQYITESNADVRTEGSISESKDINDKDEEESENEETQRHVEFSIVEGIDYDGSGDSNRPNRLHRRDTPHHLKNKRIHTAIDKEKVASIIAQALTKKNDEISTSTSAPAEPTENFDAQSQGAISDAEPTIEVREEQYEIHIERTTGGLGLSIAGGIGSTPFKGDDEGIFISRVTEGGPADLAGLKVEDKVLSVNGVSVVNVGHYDAVEVLKACGRVLVLVVQREVTRIVPPYEQVSSRKDSACSSLSTSRAPSATSHVSSTGLPHNLENGDALPHDAIKSKKIPEPISSTKAGNEPMVSVLVHTTLIRDQNGLGFSIAGGEGSPPFKDNSDAIYISRITDGGVAQKDGKLLVGDKVISINGVEMRGAKHEQAVALLTGLERFVRLVVEREIPLSQANAATVVTPSEKSPRVIGAPRPYTGLYNANSYIANRPSYTGYRRSIDADRTLSPSPTSKTPPPMKIETTELPKMNGVTESGNIKNVSSISPSPTNSQPHPQPAPRHSISQPTITPTTTTSSTPTSSTEPRSTSPQEDIQVPKPITNEEFQAMIPAHFLRPPTSSPSPDSHQGPIVTVTIKQPDNLPGDVNFPPAPTTLGKVTETITKSTLTETVVTRVTENQLVPPVIIEDVILVKEGSLGFSIIGGTDHSCTPFGAKEPGIFISHVVPGGIAAKSGKLRMGDRILKVNGTDVTKATHQEAVMELLRPGDQIVLTVQHDPLPENYQLVEIEYIPVTELVITKEPGEKLGMHIKGGLRGQKGNPLDHTDEGVFISKINSGGAAKRDGRLKVGMRLLEVNGTSLLGATHQEAVNILRCSGNTITLVVCKGYDKSEIEPVLPLSDGRDSKESRSSKELKDPATEGTKSLSQSISSLDRDDEEAATLRQEQEMKAELVAWEQEERERALLEHREKSTPEKVLDVVRAAESLVSKSSSPVDMVVPPKSPGGTKDLKTTTIVMSKHTLAPQNTNSLSKERDGTSVDSPTPQSPVSTLTSSMNFDRTTAVQSLPSPKKKSSIPKRSITFADLPPSSRKEPINYPTSTNEYPSSLHDNRYISDPQITSYKKVYQNPIQSTQYSSRSKLPPTPLTAPPSIGDYGTSVPFDKRQNARSVGGSNQVELSPTPSPTPPLVKMSVSDKKKLFESAMEEHLKPSPKPEKVFSFLSQDEVEKMKQEEEKKIATLTRDELKSWAQLDENEGLEDLEETLEDQDNRRPNVHARYLAVAD; translated from the exons ATATACCAGACATTCCTGAGAACATCAAGAATTTACGGGCACTTCAGGTGGCGGATTTCAGCAGTAATCCAATTCCAAG ACTTCCAGCAGGGTTCGTGCAATTAAGAAACTTAACTGTTTTGGGACTCAATGATATGTCCCTTACGAATCTGCCGCCTGATTTCGGAAG CTTGGAGGCGTTGCAGTCATTGGAGTTGAGAGAAAATTTGCTCAAATCCTTGCCGGAATCGCTTTCCCAACTTTATAAATTGGAGCGGCTGGATCTTGGTGACAATGACATTGAAGTTTTA CCAGCACATATAGGAAAATTACCAGCATTACAAGAATTATGGTTGGATCATAATCAATTGCAACATTTACCACCGGAAATCGGAGAATTGAAAACGTTAGCATGCCTGGACGTATCTGAAAACCGTCTGGAAGATCTTCCGGAAGAAATAGGAGGTTTAGAGTCTTTAACAGATTTGCATTTATCGCAAAATGTTATTGAAAAATTGCCTGATGGTCTTGGAGAATTACAGAAACTTACTATACTTAAAGTCGATCAAAATAGGCTTTCTACTCTAAATTCAAATATAGGCAG GTGTGAGAACTTACAAGAATTAATTCTTACGGAAAATTTTCTCCTTGAACTACCTGTAACTATAGGAAAACTTCATAATCTAAACAATTTAAATGTAGATAGAAACAGTTTGCAGTCGCTTCCTACGGAAATCG GAAATTTAAAACAATTGGGTGTACTGTCTTTAAGAGATAACAAACTGCAATATCTTCCTATCGAAGTTGGACAATGTACAGCTCTTCATGTGTTGGATGTCTCAGGCAAtag ATTGCAGTACTTGCCATATTCCTTGATCAATTTGAACTTAAAGGCAGTATGGTTAAGTAAGAATCAAGCACAACCAATGCTTACTTTTCAGACAGACGTTGATGAGGAAACAGGGCAAGaagtattaatttgttttcttttgccACAATTGGAAATCCATCCAGATG ATTCAGGAAGAATTGGTATGCTTGGTGGTATGAGAAATGTTGTTCAAGATGGCGAAATACGTGAGCTTGGTAGTAGCGATGATGAAGGCTGGCAAGAAAAAGAAGCGTCGCGAACGCATTCCGTGAAATTTACGGATGAACCTCCGGAAACTGATAAGGAG ACACCATTCGTACGACAAAATACCCCTCATccgaaagaattaaaagcaaaaGCTCATAAATTATTTAGTAAAGGAAAAAATGACAGCCGATCAGCATCTACAGATGAGCag GATGTTTCTCAAACATTTGGTTTGGATAAAACTGAGACTGATATTTCAACAAAGTCCAACGATTTGACTACAGAGACTATAGAGCAAGAATCATTACAACCTGAATCTATAGAAAATGCACAAAAAGAAACCATACCTGGAATAGTAGCTGATAATGCAGATTTTCAGTCCAGCAATGAACCAGAAATAATTCTAACTAATCAATATATTACAGAATCTAATGCT gATGTGAGGACTGAAGGTTCAATATCTGAATCAAAGGATATAAATGACAAAGATGAggaagaatctgaaaatgaagaaacacAAAGACATGTCGAATTTTCTATCGTAGAAGGTATTGATTATGATGGTAGTGGTGATTCAAATAGACCAAATAGACTCCATCGTAGAGATACTCCACATCacttgaaaaataaacgaatccACACAGCAATAGATAAAGAAAAAGTAGCTTCCATTATTGCACAG GCACTTACGAAGAAAAATGACGAAATCTCCACATCCACGTCAGCACCTGCAGAACCCACAGAAAATTTTGACGCTCAAAGTCAAG GTGCGATTTCTGATGCTGAGCCGACGATAGAAGTACGAGAAGAACAATACGAAATTCATATCGAAAGAACGACAGGTGGTCTCGGTTTATCAATAGCTGGTGGAATTGGTTCAACCCCTTTTAAGGGTGATGATGAAggcatttttatttcaagagTCACGGAAG GTGGACCTGCAGACTTAGCAGGTTTAAAAGTGGAGGATAAAGTATTGTCTGTAAATGGTGTTTCAGTAGTAAACGTAGGTCATTATGATGCTGTAGAAGTTTTGAAAGCTTGTGGACGTGTCCTTGTGTTAGTGGTTCAAAGAGAAGTTACGAGGATAGTGCCACCATATGAACAG GTATCGTCGAGAAAAGACTCAGCGTGCTCTAGTTTAAGTACCAGTAGAGCTCCAAGTGCGACGTCTCATGTTTCATCTACAGGTTTACCGCATAATTTAGAAAATGGTGATGCTTTACCTCATGATGCTAttaag TCTAAGAAAATCCCTGAACCTATATCATCAACAAAGGCGGGTAATGAACCAATGGTATCTGTTCTTGTTCACACAACATTAATACGGGACCAAAATGGACTTGGATTTAGTATTGCCGGTGGAGAGGGTTCTCCACCATTCAAAGACAATAGCGAT gcgatatatatttcaagaataACTGATGGTGGTGTGGCACAAAAAGATGGTAAATTATTAGTTGGAGACAAAGTAATATCT attaATGGAGTTGAAATGAGAGGAGCCAAACATGAGCAAGCAGTTGCTTTATTAACAGGTTTGGAAAGATTCGTTCGATTAGTGGTCGAACGTGAAATTCCACTTTCGCAAGCAAATGCAGCCACAGTTGTAACACCTTCTGAAAAGTCACCACGAGTGATCGGTGCACCTAGACCATATACAGGATTATATAACGCCAATAGTTATATAGCAAATAGACCGAGTTACACCGGATATCGACGTTCTATCGATGCTGATAGGACTCTATCGCCAAGTCCTACTTCGAAAACGCCTCCGCCTATGAAAATTGAAACTACTGAGCTACCGAAAATGAATGGTGTTACAGAATCAGGAAATATTAAGAACGTTTCTTCGATATCACCAAGTCCGACAAATAGCCAACCACATCCACAACCTGCCCCCAGGCATAGCATTTCGCAACCTACAATTACACCCACGACAACTACAAGCTCAACGCCCACGTCTTCTACAGAACCTAGGTCAACCTCACCCCAGGAAGACATACAGGTACCGAAGCCTATCACCAACGAAGAATTTCAGGCCATGATACCTGCTCATTTCCTTCGTCCCCCTACTTCCTCACCATCACCAGATTCCCATCAAGGCCCTATCGTGACAGTGACAATAAAGCAGCCTGATAATCTACCTGGAGACGTCAATTTTCCTCCGGCTCCTACCACACTTGGTAAAGTTACTGAGACCATCACAAAGAGCACTCTCACCGAGACCGTCGTAACTAGGGTGACTGAAAATCAATTGGTACCACCAGTAATCATTGAG gACGTAATTCTTGTAAAAGAAGGATCCCTAGGATTCAGTATTATTGGCGGTACAGATCATTCGTGTACTCCATTTGGTGCAAAAGAGCctggaatttttatatctcat GTTGTGCCTGGTGGTATAGCTGCAAAATCTGGTAAATTGAGAATGGGTGATAGGATACTAAAGGTAAATGGTACTGATGTAACAAAAGCTACTCATCAAGAGGCTGTGATGGAACTTTTGCGACCAGGCGATCAAATAGTGCTTACTGTCCAACATGATCCACTACCAGAAAATTATCAG CTGGTCGAAATAGAGTACATCCCTGTGACA gAATTAGTTATTACAAAAGAACCAGGCGAAAAATTGGGCATGCACATTAAAGGAGGACTTCGAGGACAAAAAGGAAATCCCCTTGATCATACAGATGAAGGGGTGTTTATATCCAAAATCAATTCAGGTGGTGCAGCTAAAAGAGATGGAAGACTGAag GTTGGAATGAGACTACTAGAAGTCAATGGGACGTCGCTGTTAGGTGCGACTCATCAGGAAGCAGTAAATATATTACGGTGTTCAGGAAACACAATTACGTTAGTAGTTTGTAAAGGATATGATAAAAGTGAAATTGAACCAGTATTGCCATTATCCGATGGTAGAGATTCTAAAGAATCTAGGTCATCCAAGGAATTGAAGGATCCTGCAACAGAAGGTACTAAATCATTATCGCAAAGTATATCTAGTTTGGATCGCGATGATGAAGAAGCAGCAACTCTCAGACAAGAGCAAGAAATGAAAGCTGAACTTGTAGCATGGGAAcaagaagaaagagaacgtGCTTTGCTTGAACATAGAGAAAAATCTACCCCTGAAAAA GTATTAGATGTAGTAAGAGCAGCTGAATCATTAGTAAGCAAATCAAGTAGTCCGGTTGACATGGTTGTACCACCAAAGTCACCAGGTGGTACAAAAGATCTCAAAACAACCACTATTGTGATGAGCAAACACACTTTAGCACCTCAAAATACAAAT TCACTGAGCAAAGAGAGAGATGGAACTTCAGTGGACAGTCCAACGCCCCAATCTCCGGTCTCTACTCTTACTTCATCAATGAATTTCGATCGCACTACTGCTGTCCAAAGCTTGCCCTCTCCAAAGAAAAAAAGTTCCATACCGAAACGTAGTATTACATTTGCTGATCTTCCTCCCAGTTCTAGAAAAGAACCAATTAATTATCCAACTTCAACAAATGAATATCCTTCATCTTTGCATGATAATAGATATATTTCTGATCCTCAAATTACTTCTTATAAGAAAGTCTATCAAAATCCTATCCAAAGTACTCAGTATTCATCTCGTTCCAAACTTCCTCCTACACCTTTGACTGCTCCTCCATCCATAGGAGATTATGGCACTTCAGTCCCTTTTGATAAACGACAGAACGCACGCTCTGTTGGTGGGAGTAATCAGGTTGAG CTTTCACCAACACCATCACCAACACCACCTTTAGTGAAGATGTCAGTtagcgataaaaagaaattgtttgAAAGTGCCATGGAGGAACATTTGAAACCTTCCCCTAAGCCAG AAAAAGTATTCAGTTTTCTAAGTCAAGATGAAgttgaaaaaatgaaacaagaaGAAG AAAAAAAGATAGCTACTCTAACGCGGGATGAATTAAAATCATGGGCTCAACTCGATGAAAACGAAGGCTTGGAAGATTTAGAGGAAACATTAGAAGATCAGGATAACCGGCGACCTAA TGTGCATGCTCGTTACCTTGCAGTAGCCGACTGA